CGACACAATTATTGTGTCAGAACTTTTAGAACATCTGAATGATATTGGTCTATTTAAGACAATTAATGAAATCAAAAGAGTTTCAAAAAAACATGTTCTGATAACAGTTCCTTATAAGGAAAATCCTTGGGAAACTTATGTTAAATGTGAATGTTGCGGCAATATTTATTCTCCTTACGGCCATAAACAATTCTTTGATGAGAAGAGATTGAGATTCCTGTTTAAGGAATCAAAAAGTGTAAAAATTTTATTCTGTGGTAAAAACAGAAGATCATTGATTGTAAAAAGATTTGTACGTAGATTGGGATTTTATTATTATCGAAAGAATACAATTTGTACTAGTTGTGGATGTAGGAGATTAGCACATGAAGAGCTTTCAAGGGTGGTTTCTTTCATAGTGAAAGCAATTGGTCTTATCCTTGGTAAGACTGAACCCCTATGGATATTTGGGATCTATGAACTATCGGAATAAGCACTTTTATAGTAAGCTGTTTGACTGATCAGCGCGTGTACGCTTATGTAAAGATTGAATGGAAATATGATTATCTTTTCGGGTAGTTAACAAAAATTCTTGAACGATTGCATATCAATGATTGATAGAGCAGTTTTCCAGATTCCATCTTGTCTATCCATGACCGAGTAATAGAGATATATTTTATCCTCTATCACTATAGGTGACGGAGTATCTAAAGCTATTTCACTCTTTATATTAGGAATAATTTTCCTTTTTTCATCTGGACCATTAATAAGCACTGAAATTCTTCCTGCATTTTCAAAATATGGATTGGCATCAGTAACCAACCCTATGTATTGGTGAAAAGGAAAACCTACAGAGTAGGTAGACATAGTAGGCAATAGGTAATACTTGTTATCAAGCTTAAAACATCCGGGGCAGAAAATACTCTCGTGCGGACTTCCTTTGGGTCCATTTAGATGTTTTAGTGGGTTTCCTTCATGTTTTAGGCCCTTAATTGATCTAGGTGATTCTATTGTTACTTTGAGAAGTCCAATAGACCGGTGCCAGTACCTATGATCGAAAAGAAGATGTAGCGGTATTTTATTGTTAATGTTGCTGTAGTATAGTAAAACTTCGCTATCATTTATTTTAACAACGCTTGGACCTAGATCGATACTCAATCCTTCCCAATATTTTTCAGGCTTTGCTATTACTCCGATGACTTCCCATGGACCTCGTGGGTCATCTGCTATGGCAACCCCTATCTTTCTACCATAATGAAAGGATCCAACAGGTACTGAACTACTTCCAGAGAAAAACATATAATAATGATTTCGTAAACGCACAACAGCTGGTGTTGCAGATTCTCTTGAATTGAATTTGCCTTTTTTACCATCTATTAAAGGATTAAGTTCTGTAAGTTTTCGAAATTGTTTAAAATCATTTGAGATGGCTAACTCAATTGAAACATGAGACCATTTCTTATCTTTAGCTTTTGAATAATAATAGTAAGTAGTATTTGGGTCTTCCTCGTCTATAAAAACGCATCCATATGTTGATGAACTGGTATCAAAATCTTTTTCTTGCTTTCCTAGGATTATGCCTAAGTGTTCCTTGAAAACCAACTTCAATCTGCCTAGTTAGTTCTTCCAATATTATAAGCTAGATTAAGAATCCAAATTACTTGGACTTTTTATCAATCGTTATATGATATTTTCAATACAAAACTGAATCCAAGATTCCAATCTTAACTAGCTTTTAGGACAGAAAAGCTTTTGTAATCAATCTTTTCTTAGCACGCGCTCTAATATGTTAAGAAAGGGCAACCTTTTCATTAAGCATAAGGTAATATCTTTGAATTCATTTGGAAAAATACTTGCATAGATAGCGTGCGCTAAAACATAAAATACATTCGTTCAAATAAATTTTGGCGGTAAAATATTTGTCTGGTGCAATAGTTATTCATGGACATGTTCAAGGATTGGCATATGTACGATCTTTGGGTAAAAGAGGAATTCCAATAATGGTATTAGACATTACAAAGGCAAGTTTAGCAAGTAGAAGTAGGTACTGTAGATTTTTCTCTTTAGTTGATCCATTCCAAGAAGAAAAATTCGTTGATTTTATTTTTAAATTATCGAAAAAATTCAAAAATTGGATTCTTATACCAACACACGATGAGGAGTTGGTTGCTCTATCCAAGAGAC
The Candidatus Bathyarchaeota archaeon genome window above contains:
- a CDS encoding class I SAM-dependent methyltransferase, with the translated sequence MTKAMRFYERVATWKDLKDLSFQQRHRINQVISLVPSDSNSILELGCGFGYICNRLTKNYNVIGIDFNISTLRHVKCGKVLASCEALPFNENYFDTIIVSELLEHLNDIGLFKTINEIKRVSKKHVLITVPYKENPWETYVKCECCGNIYSPYGHKQFFDEKRLRFLFKESKSVKILFCGKNRRSLIVKRFVRRLGFYYYRKNTICTSCGCRRLAHEELSRVVSFIVKAIGLILGKTEPLWIFGIYELSE